In Campylobacter sp. 2014D-0216, the following proteins share a genomic window:
- a CDS encoding amino acid adenylation domain-containing protein codes for MTTHINDFLQENVTKFGSKNAFVEFNGKSISYKDFDDLSKKIASKILSKLPTKSIQEPILIILPKGIDCLLSFFGVAKSGNFYTLLDEKSPKERVEKVIEVLKPKLLITSKKLNLDFNLDTIFTEDFESFDINENALEKALNAHIDTNLLYVFFTSGSTGVPKGVSISHKSVIDYTFWVCGTFKLSHDDILANQAPFYFDNSILDIFSSVKMGATLHIIPNHLFAFPNKILEYLEQEKITMIFWVPSVLIYFANTNALDTFKLKCLNKVLFCGEIMPNKQLNIWRKHLPKTLFANLYGPTEITDVCSFYIVDRQFSDDELLPIGKACKNTQLLVFDEDLNLITPSQVGIKGELYVRGTCLSLGYYNDKEKTKQAFVQNPLHDNYLDLLYKTGDVVAYNEFGELLCYGRIDHQIKYMGHRIELGEIESIINSHENVRNCACIFKEDIICFYESKEELDLKNFLKDKLPAYMIPKKFIKVEQFALNANGKIDRKVLKNNLQSNNN; via the coding sequence ATGACAACCCACATCAATGATTTTTTACAAGAAAACGTTACTAAATTTGGAAGTAAAAATGCCTTTGTTGAGTTTAATGGCAAAAGTATAAGTTATAAAGACTTTGATGATTTAAGTAAAAAAATAGCAAGTAAAATTCTTTCTAAACTTCCTACAAAAAGCATACAAGAGCCTATACTAATCATACTTCCTAAAGGGATTGATTGTTTGCTTTCTTTTTTTGGTGTGGCAAAAAGTGGGAATTTTTATACGCTTTTAGATGAAAAAAGCCCCAAAGAGCGTGTAGAAAAAGTCATAGAAGTTTTAAAACCAAAACTTTTAATCACTTCTAAAAAATTAAATTTGGATTTTAATCTTGATACCATTTTCACAGAAGATTTTGAAAGCTTTGATATAAATGAAAATGCTTTAGAAAAAGCTCTAAATGCCCATATAGATACAAACTTACTTTATGTATTTTTTACAAGTGGAAGCACAGGAGTGCCAAAAGGAGTAAGTATAAGCCATAAAAGTGTGATTGATTATACTTTTTGGGTGTGTGGGACCTTTAAACTAAGCCATGATGATATACTTGCTAATCAAGCACCATTTTACTTTGATAATAGTATATTAGACATATTTAGCTCTGTTAAAATGGGCGCTACGCTTCACATCATTCCTAATCATCTTTTTGCTTTTCCAAATAAAATTTTAGAGTATTTAGAGCAAGAAAAAATTACCATGATTTTTTGGGTGCCTTCCGTGCTAATTTATTTTGCCAATACCAACGCTCTTGATACCTTCAAGCTAAAATGTTTAAATAAAGTTCTCTTTTGTGGTGAAATCATGCCAAATAAACAACTCAACATTTGGCGCAAGCACCTTCCTAAAACTTTATTTGCCAATCTTTATGGACCTACTGAAATCACCGATGTATGCTCTTTTTACATAGTGGATAGGCAATTTAGTGATGATGAACTTTTACCTATAGGTAAAGCTTGTAAAAACACCCAGCTTCTAGTCTTTGATGAGGATTTAAATTTGATTACTCCAAGTCAAGTAGGCATCAAAGGGGAGCTTTATGTAAGAGGAACTTGTCTTTCTTTAGGGTATTACAATGATAAAGAAAAAACAAAGCAAGCTTTTGTGCAAAATCCTTTGCATGATAACTACTTAGACTTGCTTTATAAAACAGGCGATGTGGTAGCTTATAATGAATTTGGCGAGCTTTTATGCTATGGAAGAATAGATCATCAAATCAAATACATGGGACACCGTATAGAACTTGGAGAGATAGAAAGCATTATAAATTCTCATGAGAATGTAAGAAATTGCGCTTGTATATTTAAAGAAGATATTATTTGTTTTTATGAAAGCAAGGAAGAATTAGATCTTAAAAACTTTTTAAAAGATAAACTTCCTGCTTATATGATACCTAAGAAATTTATTAAAGTAGAACAATTTGCTTTAAATGCAAATGGAAAGATTGATAGGAAGGTTTTGAAAAATAATCTTCAAAGCAATAATAATTAA
- a CDS encoding acyl carrier protein, translating to MTAYISIGTTNSGNQERQGFLMQNEDKFLQQGYIYPKSLRMANRHWVLVDMVLELVKKDKLSQNPLDDLEDERLIKAVKNFKVEAEMHKDKKFIFSAEGIVWDFSTKRHIEILKSILNALGFDEIYEIIYFRDTLGYLNSHCSQDIKNNMGFYSADFKPDEHPRKYIFDYKWICESHIEVFGEKNLIVRLLKEEYVGGSLLKDFAYHLGLKWDDEFSLKQNKNESFNLLGMELQGRLIKKDLHGQNINSLLYIARKIFEGANEDRLKFRVQKEIAKAYVDYYAPSLEWVRARYFPHRKYLFEPINWDEYKENPTLIQTKESDWDKIADFIAEIIVSKNKIIQSLREE from the coding sequence ATGACAGCATATATTAGTATAGGAACAACCAACAGCGGTAATCAAGAAAGACAGGGATTTTTAATGCAAAATGAAGATAAGTTTTTGCAGCAAGGATATATTTATCCAAAATCTCTTAGAATGGCAAATAGACATTGGGTTTTAGTGGATATGGTTTTAGAGCTTGTTAAAAAAGATAAGTTAAGTCAAAATCCACTAGATGACTTAGAAGATGAACGTTTGATTAAGGCTGTTAAAAATTTTAAAGTTGAAGCTGAAATGCATAAAGATAAAAAATTTATCTTTTCAGCAGAAGGAATTGTTTGGGATTTTTCTACTAAAAGACATATAGAAATTCTTAAAAGTATTTTAAATGCTTTAGGTTTTGATGAAATTTATGAAATTATTTATTTTAGAGATACTCTTGGATATTTAAATTCTCATTGTTCTCAAGATATTAAAAACAATATGGGTTTTTATAGTGCTGATTTTAAGCCCGATGAGCATCCTAGAAAATATATATTTGATTACAAGTGGATTTGTGAGAGTCATATAGAAGTATTTGGAGAAAAAAACTTAATAGTAAGACTTTTAAAAGAAGAATATGTTGGCGGATCATTGCTTAAAGATTTTGCATATCATTTGGGTTTAAAGTGGGATGATGAATTTTCCTTAAAACAAAATAAGAATGAAAGTTTTAATCTTTTGGGTATGGAGCTTCAAGGAAGACTGATAAAAAAAGATTTGCACGGACAAAATATAAATTCTTTACTTTATATAGCTAGGAAAATTTTTGAAGGAGCTAATGAGGATAGACTGAAATTTAGAGTACAAAAAGAAATAGCAAAAGCTTATGTTGATTATTACGCTCCTTCGTTAGAATGGGTTAGGGCTAGATATTTTCCTCATAGAAAATATCTATTTGAGCCGATTAATTGGGATGAGTATAAAGAAAATCCAACCTTAATCCAAACCAAAGAAAGTGATTGGGATAAAATAGCTGATTTTATAGCAGAAATTATTGTATCTAAAAATAAAATTATTCAGTCTTTAAGGGAAGAATAA
- a CDS encoding acyl carrier protein, giving the protein MQNIKKFFMNIERTDIDETMQNLVSEDIIDSIDIMALIAEIEKHYGKSLNAEFISPENFEDFQSIKNMLEKAYN; this is encoded by the coding sequence ATGCAAAATATTAAAAAGTTTTTTATGAATATTGAAAGAACTGATATTGATGAAACAATGCAAAATTTAGTAAGTGAAGATATCATAGATAGTATCGATATCATGGCTTTAATAGCCGAAATCGAAAAACACTACGGAAAAAGCCTTAATGCTGAATTTATAAGTCCTGAAAATTTTGAAGATTTTCAAAGTATCAAAAATATGCTAGAAAAAGCTTATAATTAA